The following coding sequences lie in one Kribbella sp. NBC_00709 genomic window:
- the fdhF gene encoding formate dehydrogenase subunit alpha gives MTLLKEPDFGTPARAGEATVDLTIDGVAVKVPPGTSVMRAAKEAGVDVPKLCATDNLEAFGSCRLCVVEIDGVKGTPASCTTPVRDGMNVRTQNERLGKLRRGVMELYISDHPLDCLTCSANGDCELQDMAGVTGLREVRYGSGVEAGANHMDLPTDTSNPYFDFEASKCIACSRCVRACDEVQGTLALTIEGRGFDSKVAAGAGVPFFESDCVSCGACVQACPTATLQEKSVVELGMPTRTVLTTCAYCGVGCSFKAELRGDELVRMVPYKNGGANEGHSCVKGRFAFGYASHPDRVLEPMVRDTIADDWRTVSWEEAITFTARRLREIQAQYGQGSIGAITSSRTTNEEVYAVQKMVRAVFGNNNVDTCARVCHSPTGYGLKQTFGESAGTQDFRSVDESDVILVIGSNPTDAHPVFGSRMKQRIRQGAKLIVIDPRRIDLVRSPHVEAAYHLELAPGTNVAIINALAHVVVTEGLVDREFVRSRCEDFKAWETFIAQPEHSPEAVSGISGVPADAIRAAARLYATGGNAAIYYGLGVTEHSQGSTMVMGMANLAMATGNIGRAGVGVNPMRGQNNVQGSCDMGSFPHELPGYRHVSDDDVRSIYEHLWGTPILNEPGLRIPNMFDAAIDGSFKALFVQGEDIAQSDPNTQHVFAALGALDLLVVQDLFVNETAKFAHVLLPGTSFLEKDGTFTNAERRINRVRPIMAPRTGKQEWEIVCEIAQAMGYPMHYDSAAQIMAEIALTTPTFMGVSFAKLDELGSIQWPCNVEHPDGTPIMHEDEFTRGKGRFMETVYVPTSERSTRKFPLILTTGRILSQYNVGAQTRRTANVAWHAEDVLEIHPHDAEVRGVSDGDLVALSSRVGRTELRARISDRIPVGVCYTTFHHPVSGANVVTTDNSDWATNCPEYKVTAVQVDLIPAPVATDAVPEPVVAGGNR, from the coding sequence ATGACCCTGCTCAAAGAGCCCGATTTCGGTACGCCGGCCCGCGCCGGCGAGGCCACCGTCGACCTGACCATCGACGGGGTCGCCGTGAAGGTCCCACCTGGTACGTCGGTGATGCGAGCGGCGAAGGAGGCGGGTGTCGACGTACCGAAGCTGTGTGCGACCGACAACCTGGAGGCGTTCGGGTCGTGCCGGTTGTGCGTGGTCGAGATCGACGGGGTGAAAGGCACTCCGGCCTCCTGTACGACGCCGGTCCGCGACGGCATGAACGTCCGTACCCAGAACGAGCGGCTCGGGAAGCTGCGACGCGGCGTGATGGAGCTCTACATCTCCGACCACCCGCTGGACTGTCTGACCTGTTCGGCCAACGGTGACTGCGAACTGCAGGACATGGCCGGCGTCACCGGGCTGCGCGAGGTCCGGTACGGCTCGGGGGTCGAGGCCGGCGCGAACCACATGGATCTCCCGACCGACACCTCCAACCCGTACTTCGATTTCGAGGCGTCCAAGTGCATCGCCTGCTCGCGCTGCGTCCGCGCCTGCGACGAAGTACAGGGAACGCTGGCGCTGACGATCGAGGGGCGTGGGTTCGACTCCAAGGTCGCGGCCGGCGCCGGGGTGCCTTTCTTCGAGTCGGACTGTGTGTCGTGCGGCGCGTGCGTGCAGGCCTGCCCGACCGCGACGCTGCAGGAGAAGTCGGTCGTCGAACTGGGCATGCCGACGCGGACCGTCCTGACGACGTGCGCGTACTGCGGTGTGGGCTGCTCGTTCAAGGCCGAGCTGCGCGGCGACGAACTGGTCCGGATGGTCCCGTACAAGAACGGCGGTGCGAACGAAGGCCACTCGTGCGTGAAGGGCCGGTTCGCGTTCGGGTACGCCAGTCACCCGGACCGCGTGCTCGAGCCGATGGTCCGCGACACGATCGCCGACGATTGGCGGACCGTTTCCTGGGAGGAGGCGATCACGTTCACCGCGCGGCGGCTGCGCGAGATCCAGGCGCAGTACGGCCAGGGTTCGATCGGTGCGATCACGTCGTCGCGGACCACGAACGAAGAGGTGTACGCGGTCCAGAAAATGGTCCGGGCCGTTTTCGGAAACAACAACGTCGACACCTGCGCACGGGTCTGCCACTCGCCGACCGGGTACGGGCTGAAGCAGACCTTCGGGGAATCCGCCGGAACGCAGGACTTCCGTTCCGTGGACGAGTCCGACGTGATCCTGGTGATCGGGTCGAACCCGACCGACGCGCACCCGGTCTTCGGATCCCGGATGAAGCAGCGGATCCGCCAGGGCGCCAAGCTGATCGTGATCGATCCCCGCCGGATCGATCTGGTCCGGTCGCCGCACGTCGAGGCGGCGTACCACCTCGAGCTCGCGCCCGGGACGAACGTCGCGATCATCAACGCGCTCGCGCACGTGGTGGTGACCGAGGGCCTGGTCGACCGGGAGTTCGTCCGCAGCCGGTGTGAGGACTTCAAGGCGTGGGAAACGTTCATCGCGCAGCCGGAACACAGCCCGGAAGCAGTTTCCGGGATTTCCGGCGTACCGGCGGACGCGATCCGCGCGGCGGCCCGGCTGTACGCGACCGGCGGGAACGCGGCCATCTACTACGGTCTCGGCGTCACCGAGCACAGCCAGGGCTCGACGATGGTGATGGGGATGGCGAACCTGGCGATGGCGACCGGGAACATCGGCCGTGCCGGCGTCGGGGTGAACCCGATGCGCGGGCAGAACAACGTGCAGGGATCCTGCGACATGGGTTCGTTCCCGCACGAGCTGCCGGGATACCGGCACGTGTCCGACGACGATGTGCGGTCGATCTACGAGCACCTCTGGGGTACGCCGATCCTGAACGAACCGGGGCTGCGGATCCCGAACATGTTCGACGCCGCGATCGACGGATCGTTCAAAGCGCTGTTCGTGCAGGGCGAGGACATCGCGCAGTCGGACCCGAACACGCAGCACGTCTTCGCGGCGCTCGGCGCGCTGGACCTCCTCGTGGTCCAGGACCTGTTCGTCAACGAGACGGCGAAGTTCGCGCACGTTCTGTTGCCGGGGACATCTTTCCTGGAGAAGGACGGGACGTTCACGAACGCCGAGCGGCGGATCAACCGGGTGCGGCCGATCATGGCGCCGCGGACCGGGAAGCAGGAGTGGGAGATCGTCTGCGAGATCGCGCAGGCGATGGGGTACCCGATGCACTACGACTCGGCCGCGCAGATCATGGCCGAGATCGCGCTGACCACCCCGACGTTCATGGGGGTGTCGTTCGCCAAGCTGGACGAGCTCGGGTCGATCCAGTGGCCGTGCAACGTCGAGCATCCGGACGGTACGCCGATCATGCACGAGGACGAATTCACCCGCGGCAAGGGCCGGTTCATGGAGACCGTGTACGTGCCGACCTCGGAGCGGTCCACGCGGAAGTTCCCGTTGATCCTGACCACCGGGCGGATTCTCTCGCAGTACAACGTCGGCGCGCAGACTCGTCGTACTGCGAACGTCGCGTGGCACGCGGAGGACGTGCTGGAGATCCATCCCCACGACGCCGAGGTGCGGGGTGTCTCGGACGGGGACCTGGTCGCCCTGTCGAGTCGGGTGGGGCGGACCGAGTTGCGAGCCAGGATCTCCGACCGGATCCCGGTCGGGGTCTGTTACACGACCTTCCACCACCCGGTCAGCGGCGCGAATGTCGTCACCACCGACAACTCGGACTGGGCCACCAACTGCCCGGAGTACAAGGTCACCGCGGTCCAGGTGGACCTGATCCCGGCCCCGGTCGCAACGGACGCGGTACCCGAACCGGTCGTTGCAGGAGGCAACCGATGA